A genomic region of Deltaproteobacteria bacterium contains the following coding sequences:
- a CDS encoding helix-turn-helix domain-containing protein produces the protein MAARPDLAALLADPARAVEVPVETRQALLDELAVHEGRCRLVRDLLTVSLARCGLQLETPPDSEPYTLEQVTTKLQKSRAWTRRKAKRGEIPGAHKVGRSWVFDRPPFERWRRRPEVG, from the coding sequence ATGGCTGCCCGCCCAGACCTGGCCGCGCTCCTCGCCGACCCGGCCCGCGCCGTCGAGGTGCCGGTGGAGACGCGGCAGGCGTTGCTCGACGAGCTGGCCGTGCATGAAGGTCGGTGCCGCCTTGTGCGTGACCTCCTGACCGTCTCGCTGGCGCGATGCGGGCTGCAGCTCGAGACCCCGCCCGACTCTGAGCCGTACACCCTCGAGCAGGTGACGACCAAGCTGCAGAAGTCGAGGGCCTGGACCCGGCGGAAGGCGAAGCGCGGCGAGATTCCCGGGGCCCACAAGGTCGGTCGATCCTGGGTCTTCGACCGGCCCCCGTTCGAGCGCTGGCGGCGGCGGCCCGAGGTGGGTTGA